The following are encoded in a window of Echeneis naucrates chromosome 19, fEcheNa1.1, whole genome shotgun sequence genomic DNA:
- the tap2t gene encoding antigen peptide transporter 2, with the protein MTKAATCGFVILLFDVLLNVAGRAGLVLLECPTRGQLAVMWTYGAAKWAVLHSFTSMLTDGKHRAVLHRLVALLCLICPVFESGRFLLKNPLEAYTGPSPNLSMLLLGPMSASLACVVWEKGLCGNQKTRKDAVKLDTKQLLLRVVKYFRPDTLHLIAAFSFLILGVICDTYIPLYQGMVIDMLRGEVLEVSFGNAVGQLALFSLGSAMFSGLRGGIFMCTLARLNKRLKHLLFHTLMQQEVHFFEENKPGPLSSRLHSDVDKMGRTVALNANALVRSTVKTVLMLRVMLGLSWELTVLTCIEMPLLAIIQNKYISLSKDLKEQMQDCQAQNKDQASQTIGGIRTVRSFKAEEDEMRRYNEALDQMCAVKRRSGIYRVTFCFLRRLVTLGIKIFMLLRARSLISSGRLSLGSLISFLLYQKPMTNNLKEILYSYGETMSTVGVISKVFSYLDRTPKCKREGELAPEELEGRIVFRNVTFAYPSAPPDKVALKSVSMELQPGKMTALVGPSGGGKTSCVSLMKRLYEPQEGQIVLDGEPLHHYKHKYLHQKLAVVSQNPVLFSGSLRYNIEYGLKDCSIEKVKEAAKKANADNFISGLENEYDTDVGECGGKLSDGQKQCIAIIRALIRDPQVIILDEATSKLDVDAQHAVLQEVLSCGRTILVVAHQLKTVEMADHIIFIEHGRVVEEGTHQELMAKRGRYYCLKEALFSQHS; encoded by the exons ATGACAAAGGCGGCAACATGTGGATTTGTCATTCTTCTTTTCGACGTCTTGCTGAACGTGGCAGGACGGGCAGGACTGGTGCTGCTGGAGTGTCCGACCCGTGGTCAGCTGGCAGTCATGTGGACATATGGAGCAGCAAAATGGGCAGTTCTACACAGTTTCACCTCCATGCTGACTGATGGAAAGCACCGGGCTGTGCTCCACAGGCTGGTAGCACTCCTCTGCCTTATCTGTCCTGTGTTTGAAAGCGGACGGTTCCTTTTGAAAAATCCCCTTGAGGCTTATACAGGACCATCTCCCAACCTCAGCATGCTGCTGTTGGGCCCGATGTCTGCTTCACTGGCCTGTGTGGTTTGGGAAAAGGGTCTCTGTGGTAAtcaaaagacaagaaaagatgCCGTCAAACTTGATACAAAACAGTTGCTTTTGAGGGTGGTGAAATATTTCAGACCAGACACCCTTCATCTGATTGCAGCTTTTAGTTTCCTCATATTAGGAGTTATAT GTGACACATATATTCCGCTTTATCAGGGGATGGTGATTGATATGCTTAGAGGTGAAGTGCTTGAAGTCAGCTTTGGTAATGCAGTTGGGCAGCTGGCGCTTTTCTCCCTTGGAAG TGCTATGTTCTCTGGCTTGAGAGGAGGCATATTTATGTGCACACTGGCCAGACTAAACAAAAGACTTAAGCACCTGCTGTTCCACACCCTCATGCAGCAGGAAGTGCACTTCTTTGAGGAGAACAAACCAG GTCCTCTTTCCTCCCGCCTGCACTCTGACGTGGACAAGATGGGCCGCACAGTAGCACTGAATGCCAACGCACTGGTCCGCAGCACAGTCAAAACGGTCCTCATGCTCAGAGTGATGTTGGGCTTGTCCTGGGAGCTCACTGTGCTCACTTGTATAGAGATGCCACTCTTGGCCATCATACAGAACAAATACATCTCTTTGTCCAAG GATCTGAAAGAGCAGATGCAGGACTGTCAGGCTCAGAACAAGGACCAGGCTTCTCAAACTATCGGTGGGATCCGCACCGTCCGCAGCTttaaagcagaggaagatgaaatgAGGAGGTATAATGAAGCTCTGGACCAGATGTGTGCTGTGAAGAGACGTTCAGGAATCTACAGAGTGACCTTCTGCTTTCTCCGGAGG CTGGTGACTCTGGGAATAAAGATCTTCATGCTGTTACGAGCCCGCAGCCTGATCTCATCCGGCCGGCTCAGTTTAGGCAGCCTCATATCCTTTTTACTCTACCAGAAACCCATGACTAACAATTTAAAG GAGATTTTGTATAGCTATGGAGAAACGATGTCCACAGTTGGAGTCATTTCCAAAGTGTTCAGCTATCTGGACAGAACACCAAAATgtaagagggagggagagttaGCTCCTGAGGAGCTAGAAGGAAGAATTGTTTTCCGAAACGTGACATTTGCCTACCCCTCAGCTCCTCCAGATAAAGTAGCCTTAAAG TCAGTTTCAATGGAGCTGCAGCCAGGAAAGATGACCGCCCTTGTGGGTCCCTCTGGTGGTGGAAAGACCTCCTGTGTGAGCCTCATGAAGAGGCTGTATGAGCCTCAGGAGGGACAGATTGTGCTGGATGGAGAACCACTGCACCactacaaacacaaataccTCCATCAGAAG TTGGCCGTGGTATCCCAGAATCCTGTGCTGTTTTCTGGTTCACTGAGATATAATATTGAATATGGCCTGAAGGACTGCAGCATCGAGAAGGTGAAGGAAGCGGCGAAGAAGGCCAATGCAGACAACTTCATATCTGGATTAGAAAATGAATATGACACAG ATGTTGGGGAATGTGGCGGTAAACTCTCAGATGGACAGAAGCAGTGCATTGCCATTATCAGGGCGCTGATCCGAGATCCACAGGTCATCATACTGGACGAGGCCACCAGCAAACTGGACGTAGACGCACAGCATGCT GTCCTGCAGGAGGTTCTGTCTTGTGGTCGGACCATCCTGGTGGTGGCTCATCAGCTGAAGACCGTTGAAATGGCCGATCACATCATCTTTATAGAGCATGGAAGAGTCGTGGAAGAGGGGACTCACCAGGAGCTGATGGCCAAGAGAGGACGATACTATTGTTTGAAAGAGGCGCTGTTCTCCCAACACAGCTGA
- the slc16a5a gene encoding monocarboxylate transporter 6, translated as MTQRNGIGRTRERVLHSEADGVREQAIVMEHEKVQEALDCESEEGERRGERGQSVAVAAPDGGWGWVVLVATILVLALTLAFPSCVGLFYTDLQNEFHATNSETSWVPSIMTSVLHAGGPFCSVLVEHFGCRATVMLGGVLSGLGMAASSFTNSITELYITAGIITGLGFCFSFQPAVTILGHYFVRRRAFANAMSSTGTALGLCTLPVLGNYLHIELGWRGSFLVLGAVLLNCCVCGAVMRPLQLPRHRGQPLMNHGPPPPEEELVRTDKGRARTLWNSLLASLSKHMAFDQMCNNSRYCVYAIGITWMMLGFVVPLVYLIPYATANNMEQGRAALLISILGVVNIVVRPPIGIIFNMAWFKGRHIYVFALALLVNGLSNSICCFGPSFPVLLCYVVIYGLSMSVVGSLMFTVLMDIVEMSRFPSALGLLAVMESITLLIGPPLAGILVDRTGQYFHVFVACSAVVASSAVFLMVSFYWLDKKQRKALIQSQPAMPADPAPGCQYSSVPTEGDKDKANGAEYITSL; from the exons ATGACTCAGAGAAATGGAATCGGACGGACACGTGAACGCGTCCTGCACTCGGAGGCCGACGGGGTTCGTGAGCAGGCCATCGTCATGGAGCATGAGAAGGTGCAAGAGGCCCTCGACTGTGAATCCGAGGAGGGGGAGCGGAGAGGGGAACGAGGACAATCTGTGGCTGTAGCAGCTCCAGATGGTGGCTGGGGCTGGGTGGTCCTGGTTGCCACCATCCTGGTCCTGGCTTTGACCCTGGCCTTCCCCTCCTGTGTGGGACTCTTCTACACTGACCTGCAGAATGAGTTCCACGCCACCAACAGTGAGACGTCCTGGGTGCCCTCCATCATGACATCGGTGCTTCATGCAGGAG GTCCCTTCTGCAGCGTGCTGGTGGAGCACTTTGGTTGCAGAGCCACCGTCATGTTGGGCGGAGTCCTGAGCGGGCTGGGAATGGCTGCCAGCTCCTTCACCAACTCCATCACCGAGCTCTACATCACGGCGGGGATTATTACAG GACTTGGTTTCTGCTTCAGCTTCCAACCAGCCGTGACAATACTGGGACACTACTTTGTGCGTCGCCGCGCATTTGCCAACGCCATGTCCTCCACGGGCACAGCTCTGGGACTGTGCACGCTGCCCGTCCTGGGTAACTACCTCCACATAGAGCTGGGCTGGAGAGGAAGCTTCCTGGTGCTGGGGGCCGTGCTGCTGAACTGCTGCGTGTGCGGGGCGGTGATGAGGCCCCTCCAGCTCCCCCGGCATCGAGGCCAGCCCCTGATGAACCACGGGCCCCCTCCGCCAGAGGAGGAACTTGTGAGGACGGATAAGGGGAGGGCTAGGACATTATGGAACAGCCTGCTGGCTTCCTTGAGTAAACACATGGCCTTTGATCAGATGTGCAACAACTCTCGTTACTGTGTGTACGCCATCGGCATCACCTGGATGATGCTCGGGTTCGTGGTGCCCCTGGTGTACCTGATTCCCTACGCCACAGCAAACAACATGGAACAGGGCCGAGCCGCGCTGCTGATCTCCATCCTGGGTGTCGTTAACATCGTGGTGCGGCCGCCCATCGGCATCATCTTCAACATGGCCTGGTTCAAAGGGCGACACATTTACGTATTCGCTCTGGCCTTGCTGGTCAACGGGCTCAGTAACAGCATCTGCTGCTTCGGGCCCAGCTTCCCCGTACTGCTGTGCTACGTGGTGATCTACGGGCTCTCCATGAGCGTGGTTGGCTCCCTGATGTTCACCGTCCTCATGGATATAGTGGAGATGAGCCGCTTCCCTTCGGCCCTCGGCCTGCTCGCCGTCATGGAGAGCATCACGCTGCTGATTGGGCCCCCACTGGCAG gaATCCTGGTTGACAGGACAGGGCAGTACTTCCACGTTTTCGTTGCCTGCAGTGCCGTTGTTGCCTCATCAGCTGTGTTCCTCATGGTGTCGTTTTACTGGCTCGACAAAAAGCAGAGGAAGGCGTTGATTCAGAGTCAGCCAGCCATGCCAGCCGACCCGGCTCCTGGGTGCCAGTATAGCAGCGTGCCcacagagggagacaaagacaAGGCCAACGGAGCCGAGTATATCACCAGCCTGTAA